The genomic interval GCTTGGAGGGGAGGGTCCCTTTCGACGCCACGCTAACTTTCCCGTACCCGGTAGACCTGCTCCCAAGCTAGCCCTCGCGATCCTCCAATTTCCATTGTGGTATTGCTCGGTCCTCCCCGTCGGATGGGGATTGGGGATGGGAGGGGTGTGGGGCGCGGGCGTGTAAGTGGTGTTGGTGTGTGTCTTTTTGCGGCCATCGCCAAATCTGGGCTATGCGAGAAGTCTCTCATGGAGAATGTCACTGCTGCCGTTTTCTACTGCGACATCGAACATGAACGCCTCCCCCCGGTCTTTCGTCTCCCCTGTATATAACACTGGGTACCGCACGGGTTCCTCATGATGTTTATTCTTTCTCGGTATCCCTCTATCAAGGCGCTTCAGTATCCTAATAAAGAAAGCCTAAGAGCACTCATTTATCTCTTAGGTTGTTTTCTTCGAGTTTGTTTGTTTTCCTTGAAGACAATCTTTTGAAGAGCCGTCGACTCTTACGACTTACATCAACCTAATCACCGGGtctcttagtaatatctttcTTTTCCATTTTTCCAGTAACAACTTGAGTCATCATGCGTTGGACTCCTGTTGTACTAGCTACCCTCGCAGGGCTACAAGCAGCTCATGCTCACGATGAGGATGAAGTTCCTCACCCCAACATGGTATTGCCTCGTCTTCGCGATGTAGACGAGTTGAGACAGAGACGGAATGCTTTTGAGCCCTGGAACCCGCCGACGGTAGCCAACAAGCCACGCGCGGACCGCGTGAAGCTCAGCCCTCGCCAGACGTCATCAATTCCGTTGGGAGACAACTCGCAGTGTGGAGGAACATATGGCAGGTGTGCGGATGGATACTGCTGTTCCGCATCTGGGTATGTTGCAACTGGCTCACTTTCGGTTCTTGACTAACAACGCAACTAGATGGTGTGGTCAGTCTGAGGAGTACTGCGCGTCCCCGGATTGCCAGATCAACTATGGTCCTGCATGTGACGGCAACGAGAAGCCTAATGGTCCGGATACTTCAAACTACGCAAGGCCAAAGAACGGTGATGTTCCCTATGGTGGCGTAGGCATCTACGCATGCGTCAACCAGGGTGATGTCGCCATCACATATGATGATGGCCCTTACATCTACACCGCTGCCATGTTGGATGCCTTCAAGGCTCATGGTGCCGTCGCTACTTGGTTCATCACGGGTAACAATATTGGTAAGGGCATGATCAATGTCAACTACCGCGATGTCATCACAGTAAGCCTCTCAGCTTAATTTTTTCATGATTTACCTATTCTGACCTCTTTCAGCGAATGATTGCAGATGGTCATCAGGTTGCTAGCCACACATGGTCCCACGAGAACCTGGATCAGATGACGCTTGCCCAGCGCAAGAACCAGATGGTCTACAATGAGATCGCCTTCATGGACATCCTCGGCTTCTTCCCTACCTACATGCGCCCGCCTTACTCCATCTGCGGAGCCGAGTGCCAGGGACAGATGGCCGACCTGGGCTACCACATCACCTACTTCGATCTCGACACCCAGGGTTACCTCCACACCCCCGCCGACCAGATTCAATTCAGCGTGAACCTCTGGGACCAGGCCATGCTGGCCCGCACGCCTTGCAACGGCAGCTACCTGCACATCGAGCACGACATCCACCAGTACATCGCCACGACCCTGACGAACCACATCCTCGACTCCGTCGTCGCCAACGGTTGGAACGCCGTCACCGTCGGTACCTGCCTCGGCGACCCCCCAGAGAACTGGTACCGCGGCGCCGTCCCGGCCTACAACTTCAAGATCACCCCGGTCAGCTCAAAGGTCTGCTCCAGCACCTCCAGCTCGTCCAGCTCGACCAAGACATCTTCGTCCACCCGCACCTCGTCCGCGACCTCCACTTCGACAGCCGTCTCCACCAACGGCCAGTGCGGCTCCACCGTCGCCTTCACCTGCCAGGGCTCCGCCTACGGTAACTGCTGCTCCGGCGCCGGATGGTGCGGTTCCACCTCCGTCTACTGCGGCACGAGCTGCCAGTCCAGGTACGGCACCTGCGGAAGCTCAGCATCCAACACTACTTCTTCTTCGAGCAGTGGCACCTCATCAGGTAGgacctcttcttcctcgtccACCCGCAGCGGCaccagcagcagcggcagctCTTCTCGCACGGGTACTAGCAGCAGTTCATCTCGTACCGGCACCTCCAGCTCGTCCACTCGCAGCGgatcatcatcgtcgtctaACACTCGCTCGTCCTCAGGTTCTTCCTCAGGCACCGGCACAGCGTCCGCCTCCAGCTCCGCCGCCTCGTCCACCTCGACGCTTCCCGTTTCCACCGGCGGCGACTGCGGCGCCGCCAGCGGAAAGCAGTGCTTCGGCTCGACCTTCGGTAACTGCTGCTCCGTCTACAACTACTGCGGCAGCACCGCTGCCCACTGCGGGACGGGCTGCCAGTCCGCCTTCGGTACCTGCAACAGCACGTCGTCCGCTTCCGGCAGCTCCTCTTCGGGCGGCGCCAACTCTTCCGGTGCGGCCAGCAGCTCCGGCTCAGCCTCCGCTAGCGGCACGtcctccgcctccgccgTCCTCCCCAGCACCTCGCTCATCTCCACCGACGGCTCATGCGGTGCCGCGGCCGGCAAGTCCTGCACGGGAAGCACCTTCGGCACATGCTGCTCCGTCTACAACTACTGCGGTACCACCGATGCTCACTGCGGCACAGGCTGCCAACCAGGCTACGGCTCCTGCAACGGCACGACCGCCGCAGGCTCCTCCTCCGCAGCGACCCCCGCCTCCTCCGTTGTCGCAAGCGGCAGCACGACCGccaacgccgccgccgcgacaAACACAAACATCTCCAAGAACGGCGAGTGCGCCGGCACGAACGGCTACAACTGCCTCGGCTCCAACTTTGGCGACTGCTGCTCCCCCTACAACTACTGCGGTAACACCACCGCTCACTGCGACACGGGCTGCCAGTCCGGCTTCGGCAAGTGCTCCGGCACGGGCGCCAACGTCGCCGTCTCGCTCAACGGCAACTGCGGCTCCACGAACGGCGGGTCGACATGCGCGGGCTCAACGTTTGGCAATTGCTGCTCGGCGTACGGATACTGCGGTAGCACGTCTGCTTTCTGCGGCACGGGTTGCCAGTCTGGATACGGTACCTGTGGTGAGTAAATTACAACTTTGGCTTATATGACCTTGCTAATACGGATCTTGTTTTTGGCTAATTAGGTTAAATTTTCACAGATACTTCTTCCGGGTCCGGTACTACCGCCGCAACACCCGCGGCCACATCCGCGGCAGCCTCCACTGTCAAGACGGTCACCACCGCCGGCGCGCTCTGCGGTTCTGCTGCCAATGCCAAATGCGGTGACGGTTTCTGCTGTACGGTGCTCAACGTCTGCGCTAGCAGTAAGCTCCTGTTTGTCACGAATCCGGCTTGTTATGCCGCTGTGGGTTGCCAGACGAGTTGGAGTAGCAGTTGTGCTTAAACAACGTGTGTAATGCATAATACAATGGGGAGCGAAGCGTTTACTGAGAGGAGGGGGGAGATTTAAAAGTTGGAATTACTCGTTTCTGGTTTGACTTTTGTTTTTTAAACATGGTCTCTCATTTATTTGGATTTTTTTCACCAAAGAGGCGTTGAGGATTACTGGGAGCTTACACCATCGACATTGATAGAGCGATCGATACTACTCACCCTGAGGTACTTACTACCTACCATCATTGATTATACCATGATACAGAATGGCAATTGACCATCACCTGAAGTCTCCCATTGCTTTGACCAACTCTTGTTATTATGACTTCTACCGTCACTTAGAGAGTCATCTCATCTTAATTAGTGATCCTGATTGTTCTGGGTGGCCACCTTCATTCACTTTGGGGGTTCTTCAGTTTGATTCATGGTTTTATTGTTCTCAATGTGTATCTCGATGTCCTTGTTCTCGTGAGCTCAAACTCAAAGCCATTGTTCACATGGATTTGCATCCTTGCTCATTCCTCCGAGATTCTTGGGCATTTCCTGATGGGTATCTTGGTTACAAACAAGCCAGAGCAAAGAAGCCAAAGCATAGGGGGCATCTCAAGGGTTCCATCACCCAAAACCCTCCGTTAACTCCTGAAAGCCAAAACCTTCTTCATCTCTCATTGTCGTTCATCGTGGATGCACTTAGTATGAGAAATGCGGTCGGTCAGCAAAGAAGAAAGAAGTGGCCACCAATATGTCCCGGTTCAACGGGTACAGCAAACCCCCAGAACCCGATACCCTGGAAGCATGTACGATTACTGCATCTGTCGCATGAACTGGCGGTACTCCTGGTACTGCCGGAAATCCTTCTCGACGAGATGAATCTGCTGAACGAGATACTCCGAGGCCTGCTTCAGCTGCGCCATCCGACTGACGATATCGCCAACGTCCCTGACTCCACCCGGAAGTTGAGGTGCCTCGCCGGGACGGGCACCAAGCGCCAGGCCCTGCGCATCTCTAGCGAAGCCAGCCATCTTGTAGACAAGCGTCTGCATGCGCTCAACACGCTTGTTGCCGGCGTTGACGCTCTCCTCGTAGCGCTCCTTCTCGAGACGGGAAGCCTCAAACATGGCCGAAATGGCCTCGCTATAGAACTTTTGGGCGCGGGCCTCAAAGTCGTGGGCCTCCATGACGAACTTGCGGAGGGCGTCGCCTTCGGCGGAGGTGACGTAGGCGCCGCGGGGCGCGTCGGTGATGAGGGGCAAGGGACTGACCAGGCCGGCGTGCTCGGTGCGGAGGGCGTCGGCGTGCTTCATCTTGTCCTGGGCCTCGGCTTGCTTCTGGGCGATGAGGGTGGTGAGGCGGGCGATGCGCGAGGCGGAGGCTTGCTCGGCTGCGATCCAGGGGTTGATGGGAGGGGCTTGAGCTGTGGAAGCTTGAGCGGCGGAATCCTGAACAGCAGAGGCCTGATCACCGTTCTCATGAATAGTGGATTCCTGAATGTCAGCCAGGGGCGCGGGGATGGGCGCATCGGTCGGCAGGTTGGCGGCGGAGGGAGTACTGTAGATGGTCATGGGAGCCTCAGGAGCGCCATAGGCGACAGGATTGTTGTCGTTGTCAGAGGGGCCATCAGATAAGCCGACAGGCAAGGAAGCCTCCTGGTCGTTGCAGAAGCCAGCAGGGCCGCCGGGGTTGTAGCCAGCTGAGGCCATGCCATAGTCTCCGTAGCCATAGTCGTCGTTGGCGAGGAAGGTGGAAGGCTCGCGAGTAGGACTGAACGGGTTGCCATAGTTCACAATAGGGAAGTTGGCTGGGTTGCCATAGAGAGAGACGTTGCCAAGGTGCTCGTTGTCCTCACTCATGCCTGGCATGGGCATGTCAGTGACTCTGGCAGGATTATTGAAGAGAGAGCCGTTGTCGAGGCGCTCCTCATCCCCCTTCATACCCGGGATAGGGTTGAGGAAGATATTGGGCGAGATAGGGCGATCCGGAAGGGGAAGTTCCAAAAGATCACCGATGGACGGGCTTCTGGGGGCTTCGGGCATGGGAGGGAGGATGGGACGCAAGTCCTTGGGGACCTCTTGTGCCTGGGCGAGGAAGTTGAGACGGGGAGTGTCCTTGTTCTCAAAGAAGGGGAGCGACGTGGTCGCCTCCTGAGCCAAGTGTCTTCTCTTGGACGATGGACCAGGCACCATATCCTCGACGGCAGAGGCTGGACGCTTGTGGTTAGGGTGGCTGACGACAATAGCCTCGGGGTTCCAAGGGGTGCCGTCAATGTTGTGGACATAATCGCCAGTGATGTCTCCAGAGAGGATCTTCTTGTTGTGGTGATTGATGAGGCCTTGGACGGTCCAATCATTCAAGTGGTGAGCCACATCGGGGTTTTTGGCGTAGAAGTCCTTCTGGAACTCAAGAGCTTGACCCTCGAGAGCAAGCGAGGGCGAAGCGAGACAGAGTGCAATGACGAAGTGCGAGGGAGGCTCAACATTGGAGACATATTCCGCATTGACCTTCCAAAAGAGAGTGCAGTTGGAAGGGTCGGGAGTGTCGATGAAATAATCGATAGTCTTGATGAGTGTGCTGCGGTAAGTGTCCGAGACGGTCGCGGGAATGCGATTGACTATCATCTTCTTGTAGTCGATGATATCAACAAACTTCTCCTCTTCGGCGAAGTGATCCATTGTGACTGCTTTGTCTGCTGCTGGTATTGTGCTTGCGAAGGGTAGGCGAGTCTGCTCAGTGAAAATGAGCAAAGACTGTCAAAGAAGATTGCTGAAGCTAGGTCATGAACAATGAGATTCTATTGTAAGCCTGGTGCTGAATTAGATGTACGGCTCTTCACTGACTTGCATGAGTGAGTATATATACCTGATTCAGAGGCCAAGACGTGAAGCCAATGGCTTCTTTTGAGGATATTGCCTGGTGAATGGCGAGGTGAGAGAGAGGTAAGCGTGTGGAAAAGATCATCGACCGCTCTGGGGAAAGTTgtcaagaggaagaagagaggTTGCTCGGGTGACAGTGGGGGGGAAAGGTCGAACCTGCCGTGAGTCTGTCAATCTCTTCTGAGGAAGGAGCGATGGGTAGGTTAGGGCTGGTGAACACAGCCAGAGGTTGAATTTCTATAAGAACAAATCATGGTCAACAGCTATTGTGAAGAGGTGAGTCGGAATATACACGATTAGGCTTAATGATCCCAAGTCACGTGTTGAGGTATGAAGTGAGGCTGTTGATAAACGTGAAAAGGTGGGTACGAGATGTGAAGTAGTGAGGACGAAGCGTGTGAGGCTGGAGTGTGACGTTGGGGGAGACGAGGTGAAAGTGATTTCGAACAAGGCAATCGGCAATTTTACTAGACTGGCTTATGCTTCCAGTAGGCACTTTGGCTTTAATTTTCTTCATCTCAGCCTGCCCCCTTTTGCCCCTCGATCTTGGTAGCCTTTGCTTTTTTCTTGCTTTTTTCTTGCTTCATGTTGTATTGCCCTGTGTACCTATATAAAGCTGCAGTTGATATGTTCGAAAGGTCCAGTGGGCGATTCCCAGAGACGGTACGTTCAAAATTCAATCTTTCTCTGCAATTTGGGGTCCAAAAACGACTTAAATTTTGTGGTATCGACCATTTCCTCGTCTGCTTTCGTCTGATTCGGAGTAAGCGGATGAAGACTGGATTCAAGGTGGGATATCTCTAGCGGCATGTACGGTAAGGTAGAAAGACCTAGATTATATTCACAGGCGACCTCTGATGAATTCAATCGCACAATCATATGCGGTGTCGTGTTTGAACGTATAAAGGCTCAACTCACGCATCTCGATGTATGTAAGCATTCCTGTTGCTGGGTTCCCATGTTTCCTGGTTTTGTCTGGCTGATGTCTGGCTTGATGGAATTCTGGATTTATTATTTCTCAGAATTTTCCTAGTTATCTGCTGATACGATTGAAAGATTCCGTTCCACAATTTGTCTTTACTCTGTCGCCTTGTGCCTGAGATCTCTCAGAAGTCGTTCTTATTTAGTCCAATCTATGTCCGAACTGCTGGCGATGATTTAGGCCTAATCATCAAGATCATAGAGTCAGCTGCTAATCAGAAGCAGGTCTAGGAGAATAAAAGAGGGTGTTTGAAAGTATCTGTTCTAGGCGGGCACAGAGCGGAGGATAGGAAGAAGGATGGGTCTCATAGAAGAAGCTTGCTGACGAGGATGAGGTACTAGGTGAACGGGGAAATTTGCTCGCAGTCGCAGGCGTTCAAAGGTTGAGAAAATCAGCTATATGACGATGCATCCAAATAGGAAGACGGGAGAAAGATTACGGCGCTGAGTTATCTACCCTTAGACTCTCCAGCGGGTACGTGCTGATGTCCCGGCCAGAGTCATCGGGATCGCTCGCCTCCGGTAATACTTAGCGTCCTCCGGACTCCGGGCGCCCCACTTGCCGGGACGGCGCTCGCGGCGACGGTAGCAGTATTGAAGGACCAAGGTGCCTCACAGCTGCCTTTCGCCTTGTTTGATCCTTTCTATATGTATGCCAGTCAGAATGCAGAGGTGCAATGGAACATGTTCTCAGAAGAAAGCCAAATAATTGAGGGAGAGGCTCAGAGTAAATATCCATCTCAATACATGCATCCGCTTCGAATTTTGCCGGTCGTCTCGCGCTCAACTCGTCTTGCACTTGCTGGAGCATTTGAGCCTGGCGCCGCGGACATATTTTGTGTCCCATTGAGAAGAGGGCGGAACGACTGCAGGGCACTTTAAAGGTATCTGACTCCCAATCTCCGATCTGTTCTCCCCCTCACCAGCAACCTGTCATCCGGACCCCACCAAAAGACCACATCACCCAATCAAAGTCTCTGATAGATGTGGTGCACTGCAGCAATGTACTGCACTAACAGTGCACATCGCCGCGTTGGAACAGAGCATATCGACGAATTCGAGGACAGCGCTCTTTGTGATGAAAATCGGAGTTGCATTGGATGCTTTTGCGGGTTGTGCTTTGTGTATGTGGATGTATGGGCAGTTGCTGCGCCGCACCGTCGCGTGGTGCCGGACCGAGCTTCGGGGGTTGAGTAAGAGTACATAACCCAAATTTTGTCGGAAGTTAAGAAAGCCCCTGTAGCCAAGTGGTGAAGGCGCCGTTCTTATAATTACATCATCAATGTGAGACATGCGGAGGTCGTGAGTTCGATCCTCACCAGGAGCAACCTTTTTGCTCCGAAGCATTTGACCCACCAGCTTAACAATGAATCCATCAACACCTGACGGATTATTTTCTTCTTAATGTATGTGCCACCGATTGCATACATGCCGACTACACATGTATTTCCAAGCCTAAGGTAGTCGGAACCCAGTGGGGCGATCCAATAGTATGTCTTGGTGCATCACGCCTTATTACATACAGTGCGTTTGCTTAATCGTTGGTGTGTAAATGAAGCCTAGAGTTGATTGATATGGATGGGATCGATTGATTAGTCGATTTTTCTCTACCTGGCTAATCTCTTCTGATATCTTGAGTTTAACAAATGATGCAAAGGAGAGGCATCAATATGTAATGTCGAATAATGAGTCAAAGGGCTGGCTCAATTGCATAGAAGGGGGCCATGGTCCTTCGGGGTTTGTGATCTCAAGACAATACGTGCTCAACTAATCCTAAAAGACATATTGACTGACAGTGTGCAGAAGAAGTAGAGAAAACCTAACCTCGAGAAACTTGACAGTTGGGCTAATGGAAAGGCTATTCGATGACGGCTCGTCTGTTCTACAAGGCTTCGAACGCAAGTCATGATTAATGAACAAACAGACACATGAGCCAGATTGTATTCCAAGTGTGACTCTGTAATTGGGTAGGGAGAATTTGCCACAACGCCCGTTGCGAATAAGCTTTTGCAAGTCGTCGAGGGATCCCTGATAGAGGGGAGAAGCGAGAGAAGTCTTCCGACATGGCCAAGAGCCAAAGGTTTATGGAATCTTTAGGAGAGCGGCGATGCCTTACGGCAAGAGGTGTGTATGATACGATTGGAGGGATGGAGTTGAAAGCAGACCATATTTTTTTGAGAATGCATCGTTGACCGCGATTCTGAGAGACTCTCTCGCCTCCTGAGCAATCCTCGACGAAGCCAAGTCCCTACTGATGACGACAACAAACTCAAAAAGCACAAACTCAAAACGACTCTATCGCGTGATCCGGTGACGACTCATGATCATGACGTCTTCCTCTCTGAACAAGCTCAGATTGACAAACTGCAGAGCAAAAGCCTGAGCTTCTACAGGGGACGAGGACCCTCAGTAGCTAAAAGCATCGCCACAACAAACTTCTCGTTCGCGTCACGCTTGAGTTCTGTCACCCAGTTTAAGCTTATCCCTAAATCTTTGCATTCGTGGGCAGAGAGTTTTTCGTCAACGTCCTACGGTTCGTTGCGAATGATTGCAATCATCAAATTGATCACCTTTCCAGTGTCAACGAATCCCTAGACGGAGAGACAGGTTGCCAGTAAGTGCGACTGGGTTTCTGCTTGCCTACGACAGACTCGGGACTTGTTTCATGTTACACGGCCACTCAACCGGAGCTCAGTTGCCGCTCATCTGACTAAGTAGGTGGCGTTCGAGTGTGCAAGAAATGACACACTCGGCATATTCGGCCAAAATGGAAGGGAAACAAAAGGAACAATCACCAACTAGACTGCTGATGTGTAGAATACGCCCAGAGGCAAAAGATTTGACCAGCCTGGGGGTCGAACCCAGAATCTCCTGATTACACGTCCTTGTTACAGAATCGTAGTCAGACGCCTTGCCATTGGGCCAACCGGCCATTTAACGACTCGATGGAGTCGAAGAGATGGATACTCGTTGATGGGAAAGTCAGAAGCAGAATCTGGTCTTATTCCTTTCATGCGAGGGTTGTTGTGGGCTTTATGGTGGATTAGGTCGTTGAAATTTTCTTCAATGTGCGTGCGGCAAAATGGGGACGCAAATAGCTAATTTGGTGGGGATAGGGGGAAAAAAAGAACGAAAGAGAGAAAAGCGCAACAAAGGATGGAAAAAGTGGACTTGCCTCGAGGGGCTGTGGACTCAGACAGGGAAAGCTTCATTTGACGTAAAGCCCGAATCGTGGGAGTAAGATCTTTATTGGTCGTCGATGTCCGGTGCGACCGGATGGAGCGGCCGGAGCTCTCGGACTTGAGTCGGGAGTGTTGGCTAAGATATTCGACTAATTCTACACAGATGGCGAGGTAGCTGCCAAAGGAGGGTAAAGAATCGTGCAGAGCTACATTAACACATCTCGGTTCAGCCACTCGGAAAATCTCATGAGAGAGGGTTGCATTCAATCTGTTGATCAGGTCGCCGGAGAGATCGGGTCCCGTCGCTCGTAAACTTGGCATTGGATGGTGACACTGGTAAGTAAAGATGTAACGAACcgaaggggggaggggggaagaGGGGGGGGCAAGCAGGAGAGAAGTTGAGACGGCCACAGCGTGCACATGGGTATAACATGACCTGCATGTCTGTGGGTTTGAAGAAGTTGGTGTGGTGATTGGCAGGGACCAGAGTGAAACATGTTTCCATGGGTCCAATTCATGAAACGAGAAAAGGGATTCCTTGGTGAAGAGGAGGCCGCGGACATCATAGCGCCAAGTTATCTCGTCTCACAAATGTATACGCATCGACATATCCGAGATCACTGTGTAGGGGGCGGCGAACACTCGCAACTCACTGCGACTAAGAGACAGAGACAAACACGAAGATGGGAATAAACGTCTGACGCTTGGATTGCTCGTTGTGGCTATGTATGTACTTCCGCACTCCGGTCTCAAACCCCTAACTCATCCAGACGTCTCAATGACAGCTCCTAGGCTGCCTTCTTGAGGCCGTCAGGGACGAAAGCCCACGGACTCGACCACCACTGAGATGGAGGAAGGGTCCCAAAGGGAAGGGGATTTGCCCACGTCCTATGCGGCTAAACTCTTTTGTCACCACATCTATTTGGCCCTGTGAAATCGCCATAACTGCGCATTGTCGTAAACCTCGTGAACCGAATCAAGCAACCAGCACCAGTGCTGATTTTCTCTATCCATTAACCTCCAACCTCCACAACCAGCTGCTGAGACGTAACTCAGTTGCCGTTGTTCTTGCCCGCGGGGATCGCAGGAGCGACAGGGGCAGGTGCAACGGCAGC from Colletotrichum lupini chromosome 2, complete sequence carries:
- a CDS encoding chitin recognition protein; its protein translation is MRWTPVVLATLAGLQAAHAHDEDEVPHPNMVLPRLRDVDELRQRRNAFEPWNPPTVANKPRADRVKLSPRQTSSIPLGDNSQCGGTYGRCADGYCCSASGWCGQSEEYCASPDCQINYGPACDGNEKPNGPDTSNYARPKNGDVPYGGVGIYACVNQGDVAITYDDGPYIYTAAMLDAFKAHGAVATWFITGNNIGKGMINVNYRDVITRMIADGHQVASHTWSHENLDQMTLAQRKNQMVYNEIAFMDILGFFPTYMRPPYSICGAECQGQMADLGYHITYFDLDTQGYLHTPADQIQFSVNLWDQAMLARTPCNGSYLHIEHDIHQYIATTLTNHILDSVVANGWNAVTVGTCLGDPPENWYRGAVPAYNFKITPVSSKVCSSTSSSSSSTKTSSSTRTSSATSTSTAVSTNGQCGSTVAFTCQGSAYGNCCSGAGWCGSTSVYCGTSCQSRYGTCGSSASNTTSSSSSGTSSGRTSSSSSTRSGTSSSGSSSRTGTSSSSSRTGTSSSSTRSGSSSSSNTRSSSGSSSGTGTASASSSAASSTSTLPVSTGGDCGAASGKQCFGSTFGNCCSVYNYCGSTAAHCGTGCQSAFGTCNSTSSASGSSSSGGANSSGAASSSGSASASGTSSASAVLPSTSLISTDGSCGAAAGKSCTGSTFGTCCSVYNYCGTTDAHCGTGCQPGYGSCNGTTAAGSSSAATPASSVVASGSTTANAAAATNTNISKNGECAGTNGYNCLGSNFGDCCSPYNYCGNTTAHCDTGCQSGFGKCSGTGANVAVSLNGNCGSTNGGSTCAGSTFGNCCSAYGYCGSTSAFCGTGCQSGYGTCDTSSGSGTTAATPAATSAAASTVKTVTTAGALCGSAANAKCGDGFCCTVLNVCASSKLLFVTNPACYAAVGCQTSWSSSCA